In a single window of the Vicingaceae bacterium genome:
- the mauG gene encoding cytochrome-c peroxidase: MKMVRFIFIISILAVLYGCRKDPAWPVPSGDNPDDTLVYDPTPYPWVNPPGFPDPVFPPDNPLTVEGVELGRKLFYDPILSGDSTQSCASCHMQFASFTDTARYSKGIDGIEGHRNSMPLINVAWMPRLFWDGRAVSPEEQALHPVRDPIEMHNTWPEAVKRLQRHPKYPAYFYEAFGTKNIDSILVVKAIGQFVRTLVSANSKFDRYLRGEVMLTPSELSGLNIFTTETGDCFHCHGGPASPLFTDNDFHNNGLDETFSDQGYGAVTGNSYDMGKFKTPTLRNVELTSPYMHDGRFKSLQEVIEHYNSGVKHNSPNLDPIMNLPSFQNGLNLNPQQKADLIAFLKTLTDTSFIHNPKFSNPFTQ; encoded by the coding sequence ATGAAAATGGTAAGATTTATTTTTATTATATCAATTTTGGCTGTATTATATGGATGCAGGAAAGATCCGGCATGGCCGGTGCCATCAGGTGATAATCCTGACGATACCCTTGTTTATGACCCGACCCCTTATCCTTGGGTCAATCCCCCGGGATTTCCTGATCCTGTCTTTCCACCTGATAATCCTTTGACTGTTGAGGGTGTGGAACTTGGCCGTAAACTTTTTTATGATCCTATATTATCGGGCGACAGCACCCAATCTTGTGCTTCGTGTCATATGCAATTTGCTTCATTCACCGATACGGCCCGATATAGCAAAGGTATTGACGGAATTGAGGGCCACCGTAACTCCATGCCATTGATCAATGTTGCCTGGATGCCACGTTTGTTTTGGGATGGCAGAGCTGTCTCACCGGAAGAGCAGGCATTGCATCCAGTACGAGACCCAATAGAAATGCATAACACCTGGCCTGAGGCCGTCAAACGTTTACAAAGACATCCCAAATATCCCGCGTATTTTTATGAAGCTTTTGGTACGAAAAATATAGATTCTATTTTGGTGGTCAAAGCCATTGGCCAGTTTGTCAGAACACTGGTTTCGGCCAATTCAAAATTTGACCGTTATCTTAGAGGGGAAGTCATGCTTACACCCAGCGAATTAAGTGGTTTAAATATATTTACTACCGAAACCGGCGATTGTTTTCACTGTCATGGAGGACCGGCTTCGCCATTGTTTACTGACAACGATTTTCACAACAATGGTTTGGACGAAACGTTTTCAGATCAAGGATATGGTGCTGTCACCGGCAATAGTTACGATATGGGTAAATTTAAAACCCCCACGCTAAGAAATGTTGAACTGACCTCTCCGTATATGCACGACGGACGCTTTAAATCATTACAAGAGGTGATAGAGCATTACAACAGCGGTGTAAAGCATAATTCACCCAATCTCGATCCCATCATGAATTTGCCATCGTTTCAAAACGGATTGAATCTCAATCCACAACAAAAAGCCGATCTTATTGCGTTTTTAAAAACT